From the Brevibacillus choshinensis genome, one window contains:
- a CDS encoding VOC family protein — protein MIKGFGGIFWRTKNLEVIKKWYSEVLKMEIENWNGTVIKPELGNETIFSFFTENDSYFPTEQQVMLNFQVHNLNETIKHLEHIGVPLAKKKEISEFGKFIWIEDPEGRLVELWEK, from the coding sequence ATGATAAAAGGTTTCGGAGGAATATTTTGGAGAACTAAGAATCTTGAAGTTATAAAAAAATGGTACAGTGAAGTGTTGAAGATGGAAATAGAAAATTGGAATGGGACTGTGATAAAACCCGAATTAGGAAATGAGACTATCTTTTCTTTCTTTACCGAGAATGACAGTTATTTTCCAACAGAACAACAAGTGATGTTAAATTTCCAAGTACATAATCTAAACGAGACTATTAAGCATCTTGAACATATTGGTGTACCTCTTGCAAAGAAAAAAGAGATTAGTGAATTTGGAAAGTTTATTTGGATTGAAGATCCTGAAGGTCGACTGGTCGAGCTTTGGGAGAAATAA
- a CDS encoding SRPBCC family protein, which produces MLPVSNANAKKAAGTNASELIVSIDEGERRMAYAVKEARMPLLHHHASFQVFPNDKNGSKLVWITDFLPEQLTPEIQARINRGAEVMKDTIEAEVQRDDCNEAR; this is translated from the coding sequence ATGCTGCCGGTTAGCAATGCAAATGCAAAAAAGGCTGCTGGTACCAACGCCAGCGAGCTTATCGTTTCCATTGATGAAGGGGAGCGTCGAATGGCATACGCGGTAAAAGAAGCACGAATGCCACTCCTGCATCACCATGCTTCCTTCCAGGTGTTCCCCAATGACAAAAATGGCAGTAAGCTTGTTTGGATAACCGATTTCCTTCCCGAACAACTAACACCAGAAATTCAAGCACGTATAAATCGGGGAGCAGAGGTTATGAAAGATACAATCGAGGCTGAAGTGCAGAGAGACGATTGCAATGAAGCCCGTTAA
- a CDS encoding SDR family oxidoreductase — protein MKPLNGKVALVAGATRGAGRGIAIELGAAGATVYVTGRTTQTQRSEYNRPETIEETAELVSNAGGRGIAIQVDHLHPDQVQALIARIENEQGRLDILVNDVWGAEYLAQWNVPVWEHSLERGFRMLRLAIDTHIITSHFALSLLIRNKNGLVIEITDGTAEYNDKNYRLSLFYDLAKTSVIRMAQSLAHELSPYKCTAVAVSPGWMRSEIMLDHYDVKEENWRDATVREPHFIISESPRFVGRAVAALAGDPEVARWNGQSVSSGKLAQEYGFYDLDGSQPDCWRYLVEVQDAGKPANASGYR, from the coding sequence ATGAAACCTCTAAATGGAAAAGTGGCTTTGGTGGCAGGTGCAACACGCGGCGCTGGTAGAGGAATAGCTATCGAATTAGGGGCGGCTGGAGCTACTGTTTATGTGACAGGACGAACGACACAAACTCAACGCTCTGAGTACAATCGTCCTGAAACTATCGAAGAAACCGCTGAACTTGTAAGTAATGCGGGTGGCCGTGGAATAGCGATTCAAGTGGATCATCTACATCCTGATCAGGTTCAGGCTCTAATTGCTCGCATTGAGAATGAACAGGGAAGACTGGATATTTTGGTCAACGATGTGTGGGGGGCTGAATATTTGGCACAGTGGAACGTACCTGTGTGGGAGCACTCCCTTGAACGGGGGTTTCGCATGCTTCGGCTTGCGATTGATACTCATATTATTACAAGCCACTTTGCACTCTCCCTGTTAATTCGAAACAAGAATGGACTGGTCATTGAGATAACGGACGGCACGGCAGAATACAACGATAAAAACTACCGTTTATCACTGTTTTACGATCTAGCCAAGACGTCTGTCATTCGTATGGCTCAGTCTTTAGCCCATGAACTTTCACCATATAAATGCACAGCAGTAGCAGTGTCTCCGGGGTGGATGCGTTCTGAAATCATGCTTGATCATTACGATGTTAAGGAAGAAAACTGGCGTGACGCCACTGTGAGGGAACCTCATTTCATCATCTCGGAATCGCCACGTTTTGTAGGACGTGCCGTTGCCGCACTAGCTGGAGATCCGGAAGTTGCCCGATGGAACGGTCAATCTGTTTCAAGTGGTAAGCTGGCACAAGAGTATGGTTTTTATGATCTTGACGGCTCTCAGCCAGACTGCTGGCGGTATCTCGTAGAAGTGCAAGATGCAGGCAAACCAGCGAATGCTTCTGGTTACCGCTAA